A window of Mixophyes fleayi isolate aMixFle1 chromosome 10, aMixFle1.hap1, whole genome shotgun sequence contains these coding sequences:
- the PACSIN3 gene encoding protein kinase C and casein kinase substrate in neurons protein 3 isoform X1, translated as MTDEGEGPVGGSFWEAGNYRRTVKRIEDGNRLCNDLVTCFRERAKIEKGYAQQLTDWSRKWKSSLEKGPQYGTLEKAWHAFLTAADKLSEIHTELRNQLWDEDSGKVRDWQKEAYHKQMIGGFRETKEAEDGFSKAQKPWVKKLKDVEVAKKRYHVARKDERAAQVREDHSKADASVSQEQLRKLQERVERCNQEAEKDKGVYEKALDELNRYNPRYMEDMEQQFESCQEAEQKRLAFFKEMLLDIQKHLDLSSKDSFHALYRDLYQGIQASEDQQDLKWWRNTHGPGTTMNWPQFEEWSPETQRPISKKERTSKNVEEVTLTGIVPAKDGVSAGSPTQQLNRGFSYADEDQDFYATLTDTPRSDPGKDDTSEWSEDESPKKSLDSNGREVSQVEGVRVRALYDYCGQEADELSFSAGEELIRLGSEDEQGWCRGCLVSGKSGLYPANYVEDVVS; from the exons ATGACGGACGAGGGAGAGGGGCCCGTCGGTGGCAGCTTCTGGGAA GCTGGCAACTATCGTCGTACTGTAAAGCGGATCGAGGACGGGAACCGGCTGTGTAACGACCTGGTCACCTGTTTCAGGGAGAGAGCCAAAATTGAGAAGGGCTACGCCCAGCAGCTGACGGACTGGAGCCGCAAGTGGAAGAGCAGTTTGGAGAAGG GTCCTCAATACGGCACCCTGGAGAAAGCTTGGCACGCCTTCCTAACTGCAGCGGATAAGCTCAGCGAGATTCACACCGAGCTGCGGAATCAGCTGTGGGATGAAGACAGCGGGAAGGTCCGGGATTGGCAGAAGGAAGCCTACCACAAGCAGATGATTGGAGGTTTCCGAGAGACAAAGGAAGCAGAAGATGGATTTAGCAAGGCTCAGAAACCCTGGGTGAAAAAGCTCAAAGAT GTGGAGGTTGCCAAGAAGCGGTACCATGTGGCTCGCAAGGATGAACGGGCAGCGCAGGTGCGAGAGGATCATTCGAAAGCCGATGCCTCCGTTTCACAGGAGCAGCTACGTAAACTGCAGGAGCGCGTGGAGAGGTGCAACCAGGAAGCTGAGAAG gaCAAAGGTGTGTATGAGAAGGCTTTGGACGAGCTGAATCGTTACAACCCCCGCTACATGGAAGACATGGAACAACAGTTTGAGAGCTGCCAGGAGGCTGAGCAGAAGCGCCTGGCCTTTTTTAAGGAGATGTTGCTGGACATTCAAAAACACCTTGACCTCTCCAGCAAAGACAG CTTCCATGCTTTATACAGAGACCTGTACCAGGGAATCCAGGCATCTGAGGACCAACAGGATCTGAAATGGTGGAGAAACACCCATGGGCCAGGCACCACCATGAACTGGCCTCAGTTTGAG GAGTGGTCTCCAGAGACGCAGAGGCCAATCAGCAAGAAGGAGCGCACCAGTAAGAATGTCGAGGAAGTGACCCTCACCGGTATTGTGCCGGCAAAGGATGGAGTGTCAGCTGGGAGCCCCACCCAGCAGCTGAACAGAGG gttTTCCTACGCTGATGAAGACCAGGATTTCTATGCCACTCTGACGGATACCCCACGTTCAGA CCCTGGGAAGGATGACACGTCGGAGTGGTCAGAAGATGAAAGTCCTAAAAAGTCACTGGACAGTAATGGTCGGGAGGTGTCACAGGTAGAGGGCGTGCGTGTGCGAGCACTATATGATTACTGTGGCCAGGAAGCTGACGAGCTGAGCTTTTCGGCAG
- the PACSIN3 gene encoding protein kinase C and casein kinase substrate in neurons protein 3 isoform X3 gives MTDEGEGPVGGSFWEAGNYRRTVKRIEDGNRLCNDLVTCFRERAKIEKGYAQQLTDWSRKWKSSLEKGPQYGTLEKAWHAFLTAADKLSEIHTELRNQLWDEDSGKVRDWQKEAYHKQMIGGFRETKEAEDGFSKAQKPWVKKLKDVEVAKKRYHVARKDERAAQVREDHSKADASVSQEQLRKLQERVERCNQEAEKDKGVYEKALDELNRYNPRYMEDMEQQFESCQEAEQKRLAFFKEMLLDIQKHLDLSSKDSFHALYRDLYQGIQASEDQQDLKWWRNTHGPGTTMNWPQFEEWSPETQRPISKKERTSKNVEEVTLTGIVPAKDGVSAGSPTQQLNRGFSYADEDQDFYATLTDTPRSDPGKDDTSEWSEDESPKKSLDSNGREVSQEKSS, from the exons ATGACGGACGAGGGAGAGGGGCCCGTCGGTGGCAGCTTCTGGGAA GCTGGCAACTATCGTCGTACTGTAAAGCGGATCGAGGACGGGAACCGGCTGTGTAACGACCTGGTCACCTGTTTCAGGGAGAGAGCCAAAATTGAGAAGGGCTACGCCCAGCAGCTGACGGACTGGAGCCGCAAGTGGAAGAGCAGTTTGGAGAAGG GTCCTCAATACGGCACCCTGGAGAAAGCTTGGCACGCCTTCCTAACTGCAGCGGATAAGCTCAGCGAGATTCACACCGAGCTGCGGAATCAGCTGTGGGATGAAGACAGCGGGAAGGTCCGGGATTGGCAGAAGGAAGCCTACCACAAGCAGATGATTGGAGGTTTCCGAGAGACAAAGGAAGCAGAAGATGGATTTAGCAAGGCTCAGAAACCCTGGGTGAAAAAGCTCAAAGAT GTGGAGGTTGCCAAGAAGCGGTACCATGTGGCTCGCAAGGATGAACGGGCAGCGCAGGTGCGAGAGGATCATTCGAAAGCCGATGCCTCCGTTTCACAGGAGCAGCTACGTAAACTGCAGGAGCGCGTGGAGAGGTGCAACCAGGAAGCTGAGAAG gaCAAAGGTGTGTATGAGAAGGCTTTGGACGAGCTGAATCGTTACAACCCCCGCTACATGGAAGACATGGAACAACAGTTTGAGAGCTGCCAGGAGGCTGAGCAGAAGCGCCTGGCCTTTTTTAAGGAGATGTTGCTGGACATTCAAAAACACCTTGACCTCTCCAGCAAAGACAG CTTCCATGCTTTATACAGAGACCTGTACCAGGGAATCCAGGCATCTGAGGACCAACAGGATCTGAAATGGTGGAGAAACACCCATGGGCCAGGCACCACCATGAACTGGCCTCAGTTTGAG GAGTGGTCTCCAGAGACGCAGAGGCCAATCAGCAAGAAGGAGCGCACCAGTAAGAATGTCGAGGAAGTGACCCTCACCGGTATTGTGCCGGCAAAGGATGGAGTGTCAGCTGGGAGCCCCACCCAGCAGCTGAACAGAGG gttTTCCTACGCTGATGAAGACCAGGATTTCTATGCCACTCTGACGGATACCCCACGTTCAGA CCCTGGGAAGGATGACACGTCGGAGTGGTCAGAAGATGAAAGTCCTAAAAAGTCACTGGACAGTAATGGTCGGGAGGTGTCACAG
- the PACSIN3 gene encoding protein kinase C and casein kinase substrate in neurons protein 3 isoform X2: MTDEGEGPVGGSFWEAGNYRRTVKRIEDGNRLCNDLVTCFRERAKIEKGYAQQLTDWSRKWKSSLEKGPQYGTLEKAWHAFLTAADKLSEIHTELRNQLWDEDSGKVRDWQKEAYHKQMIGGFRETKEAEDGFSKAQKPWVKKLKDVEVAKKRYHVARKDERAAQVREDHSKADASVSQEQLRKLQERVERCNQEAEKDKGVYEKALDELNRYNPRYMEDMEQQFESCQEAEQKRLAFFKEMLLDIQKHLDLSSKDSFHALYRDLYQGIQASEDQQDLKWWRNTHGPGTTMNWPQFEEWSPETQRPISKKERTSKNVEEVTLTGIVPAKDGVSAGSPTQQLNRGPGKDDTSEWSEDESPKKSLDSNGREVSQVEGVRVRALYDYCGQEADELSFSAGEELIRLGSEDEQGWCRGCLVSGKSGLYPANYVEDVVS; encoded by the exons ATGACGGACGAGGGAGAGGGGCCCGTCGGTGGCAGCTTCTGGGAA GCTGGCAACTATCGTCGTACTGTAAAGCGGATCGAGGACGGGAACCGGCTGTGTAACGACCTGGTCACCTGTTTCAGGGAGAGAGCCAAAATTGAGAAGGGCTACGCCCAGCAGCTGACGGACTGGAGCCGCAAGTGGAAGAGCAGTTTGGAGAAGG GTCCTCAATACGGCACCCTGGAGAAAGCTTGGCACGCCTTCCTAACTGCAGCGGATAAGCTCAGCGAGATTCACACCGAGCTGCGGAATCAGCTGTGGGATGAAGACAGCGGGAAGGTCCGGGATTGGCAGAAGGAAGCCTACCACAAGCAGATGATTGGAGGTTTCCGAGAGACAAAGGAAGCAGAAGATGGATTTAGCAAGGCTCAGAAACCCTGGGTGAAAAAGCTCAAAGAT GTGGAGGTTGCCAAGAAGCGGTACCATGTGGCTCGCAAGGATGAACGGGCAGCGCAGGTGCGAGAGGATCATTCGAAAGCCGATGCCTCCGTTTCACAGGAGCAGCTACGTAAACTGCAGGAGCGCGTGGAGAGGTGCAACCAGGAAGCTGAGAAG gaCAAAGGTGTGTATGAGAAGGCTTTGGACGAGCTGAATCGTTACAACCCCCGCTACATGGAAGACATGGAACAACAGTTTGAGAGCTGCCAGGAGGCTGAGCAGAAGCGCCTGGCCTTTTTTAAGGAGATGTTGCTGGACATTCAAAAACACCTTGACCTCTCCAGCAAAGACAG CTTCCATGCTTTATACAGAGACCTGTACCAGGGAATCCAGGCATCTGAGGACCAACAGGATCTGAAATGGTGGAGAAACACCCATGGGCCAGGCACCACCATGAACTGGCCTCAGTTTGAG GAGTGGTCTCCAGAGACGCAGAGGCCAATCAGCAAGAAGGAGCGCACCAGTAAGAATGTCGAGGAAGTGACCCTCACCGGTATTGTGCCGGCAAAGGATGGAGTGTCAGCTGGGAGCCCCACCCAGCAGCTGAACAGAGG CCCTGGGAAGGATGACACGTCGGAGTGGTCAGAAGATGAAAGTCCTAAAAAGTCACTGGACAGTAATGGTCGGGAGGTGTCACAGGTAGAGGGCGTGCGTGTGCGAGCACTATATGATTACTGTGGCCAGGAAGCTGACGAGCTGAGCTTTTCGGCAG